The Gymnogyps californianus isolate 813 chromosome 3, ASM1813914v2, whole genome shotgun sequence genomic sequence atttacaaaataaatctgttttcttgctAGATCACctgcaaaatgcagctgttgAAGAGAGGGCTATGGCAGAAGTTTTGGAGAAATGAAACTTAGCGGAGAGAGAGAATGCATTTCCTCCCTTTGCCCCCAGGGagaagaagcagctgctgttgaCACATTAAATCTGAATAGCAGTAGCACTCCTGGGATGTCACAGCTAGCTGCAAGAGCAGCTTCCAGGCCTCTCTTCCTAGCTAGCTTCACTGTGTTGCTGGCCTTGAGAGACCTTTCCTTTTGGGCTTTCTCACAGAGGAGGAAATGGGAAAATAGGATGCATTGGATCATACTAGCCGCTTCTCTACAGAATTCTCTCTTTTTACTTTCCTAGCAGCCTAAAATCAGATCTGGGAATTTATTTAGAGATCAGCCTACTTGGCTcatgggaagggagaaagagattTTGGTCTCCCCTGACAACaatactgttttccttcttctccatgtttctctttgcttctgAATAATCAGACACTTGGACGAAAGAGCACTATGGGTGGTATTTTAGTTTGCACAGGCTTCAGTTTGAgtgcattattttaaactaaaatcaGTCGCCATTCAAGTGAATTTGCTGAGCCATGAGCTGCATCAGCTAAGGTATGGATATGCAATTTGTTCTTCCAGACGTACAGTGAAAGCAGTAACATCAGATAAGAAGCAGAGTACATAGCTAGAGGCAGTAGCATTTAAAGCCATCTCAACTATAAGTGCCCATAAGTTTTTCCTTTGGATTGGATGACTGTTTCCTCCCTGTGTCACtagggtgttgtggtttaagcccagctggcaactaagcaccacacggctgctcactcactcctccccctctccccccagtgggatggggaggagaatcagaagaaaaaaggtaaagcctcatgggttgagataaggacagtttaataggacaacacaaggcgagaagaagtaataataacaatactactaataaaagaatgtataaagcaagtgatgcacaatgcaattgctcaccacccggaacCCGATGCTCAGCCCGTTCCCGAGGCAGGATCCCTCCCTCCCCTACCCtccccggccagctcccccagttatatactgagcatgacatcatatggtatggaatattccctTGGCTAGTTCTGGTCAACTGTCCTGGCTGTGgcccctcccagcttcttgtgaaaactaactctatcccagctgaacccAGGACACTAGGGAAAAGCTTTGAAGGGAATGTGCATCTCTTCTAGTCTTGTCCTTGCTCTACAGAATAAACTTGTGCTCAGAGTCTTAAACTGGTTCCACAAGTGTCTTATAGCAACCTAAACTTGTAACTGTCAAAAGTGGTGGTCtcactttttcctccctccactCCTCTATTCTTGCACTGTGCCAGGGAGAGCATGACTGCTTCTTTCTGTGTTAGCACAAGTTTATGCCACCTTAAAATGCTCCTGGAAttagaataagaaaaatgtgttgtaaATCTAGCACCTCCCGTGTCCTGATCACCTACCTGTTCATAAAAACAGGTGCACATCAGTCCTTATTTACTAACAGAGATATTTTGGTAGGCAGCAGGTATGAACAGATACAATCAAAACCTTTTCCCTTTTAGTTGAAGGCTAACaaatagcatttatttctaattatattTCCAGGTATTGAAAAtagcttctagcagcttctcacaggagccacccctgtagcccctcccctgccacacaaacccaacacagtgtTTACCTTCcttaagaaaaatctgaagtttttaATATGAATGGACAATTCAAAGGCAGGCTTTCAAGTGAATAATATTTGTCCTtgtgcttctctgcttttccatgaGGTTCTTAAGGTCAGGGAATGCTGTGGTAGTGGCAGGAATTTGTGATTAGATAACTTTTTGAGTACATCTGCTGAATTGATACCTACTTAATACAAGTGTCTCGtgaaaatttgaaaagacagaagaggaaaaaaaaaaaagacaccaccACCCAAATCTGCAGGTGGTCTTATTAAAGATTATACTGTTTAGTCTTTCAATAGACTTTAGAATtgatagaaatatattttgagcTTTGCCCCATTTTTTGTCCTATTTGAGTTTGTCTGCCATAGAATTGCAagaattgctttcttttgcactCTGTTCTGTCATATTAGAAGACTTGATGGTGGAATAGAAGCAAGATTTGAGAGCAGGCCTATGAAAATACTGCCAGAGACCAAAGTAAAAGTTGAGGCAACAGTCTTGTCTTAGCAGCTTGTGTAGTTTCACTGTTCCACCCAAAATAAGGGTTAGTCtcttcagttctgaaaaaatTTTAGTACTTTGAAAGTATATTTAACATAAAAGACTCCACTAAAACTTATACAAAGTttagaaatactcattttctaGGCAAGTTCTTACCATTCTGACCTCCAAACATCTCTTTGTAATACACTGAGAGACCTTTGTATCATAAGAGCATGATACATACTTACTTCATAAATTCcttcatttaattatttcaaaaaccAGCTGAATCAAAGGAGAcagctaaaaaaaccaaacacccgAACTGTTTGGGCTAACTTAATCTAAAGAAACATCTGAACAGTGCTTTTAGCTTGATCGAATTTTGGCACACTCTTTTGACACAAAGTTCTCTTAGTCAGCTTTCGAATGAAGTAATGGTTTATTCCGCATTGGTATCTATCTTTTCTCCTCACCTTGCAATATCCAATCTTAAAAAGATAGCTGATGGCGGGGGGAGAAGAGTGTTATCCCTTTGGTGGCATAACAGGTGAAGGGCTGAAGTATAAATTACTTTTGCACAAATTCATATACATAATTTATAGGAAAACAGAATACCGATTCTGAATATCCCAGGTCCATAATAATATCCAAACCATTAGGCCATCCTCTCCTTTATCTTCTACAGCTCTTACATTAATTTGGAAAgtctctctcctgcagctgccaaTGTTAAGGCCAaatcatttatgtatttttaatacaacttactatctgaaagaattttttcttaGTCTGATGTTACAAACCATAATGAGGGACTTCTTGGGCTTCTTCCTTATGCTCCTGATAGGTCCAAAATCTCTTGGTAAATGATTctactaaaaaaatacatagatgtTGCTGTAATTGAAGTGGTGGGAGTGATCtttcttggctttgcttttcacaCGTGCAGTATTTTTTGAGTGCAGTGTCCTACTCCACACATGTAGCCTTTCAGATACTTGATTTAAGTAAATTGGCTAGCTTGTGAAGCATATATATCtgcaaataatgttttctaaaacttaagttttgctttcctcctATAGGAAACATGAGTGGGAGAAACATGGCACTTGTGCAGCCACACTTCAGGTCCTTAATTCTCAGAAGAAATACTTTGGTAAAGCCTTAGAACTCTACCAGCACGTTGATCTTAACAGGTACATAAATGAACTCAGTGGTCTGCCTCTTATTTCAAACAATTTCTAAAAGTTTCAAATCtagcctgaaaaaaaagtctaaaaatcTGATGGCAGAGGGGAAATGAGTATTagcataaattaattttagtatTGGAGTTCAGAAGAAGGGTTGTCTACTCCAGGAAGCGTGTCTCTCGTCACTTCAGAGCCTGGTAAGCCAGCAGTGTTCTTCACAGCATCATTTTAGACAATGTGAGCCAGTGAATTATGAGAAGCTGTATTAGCTATATCTTGCTACTAAGAGCTACGGTACCTGTAAACTTCTAAATCAAGtgacaaaaacccccaaacttctGAGTCATACTGAGGCCTTGTTTTTAGAAAAGACAGTGCTCTGCTCAGAGGAAAGGACAAGCTGCAGGCAAAATCATGCAGAACAACCTGGGAAAAGGCCGAGAGGTAACAGCAAGAGAGGATGTCCTGAAGGGCGGTGTTCAGTCACTGCAGGCAGCCCTCTGCTGTCCTTTCAAACAGCCCCGATGTGACACTCTTTGCTTTGTCCTAGGGGCTGATACCTCCTCATAGTTCCAAAGCACTGGCCATTCCAGATACAAAATCTTTATGGGAATGTTGTGGCTTGTGCAAGCACTGTATGTACATATTCTGGCTGCAGGTGAATGCCAGAAGGTCAGAGTCCTTTCCTGATCAGTGCTTGGTATGGGTTGGAGAATGTTTTGACTTAGATTTGTTGACTGTGAATTGTCTCTCTGTATAAGACGACAGTATCTGAGAGAGGAAATAAGTCCTTTTGTGTCTAGAAacatgtcttaaaaaaaaaatttaaaaatcctgttcttGTTCTGTCAGTGTCTTGTCCAAGCAATCTCCTAACAAAATCCATTCACTTTGCATATGCACAAAGGAAATAtgtctttctcccccccccattGTTGTAGATGTCTTGTAAAAGTTAATCAGATTTTTCTAGACACAGTGCTTAAGAGCATGTCATATGTAGTGTTAAAATTAATAATGTCTGATAAGTCAATTGCCTAAGTAGCTATGATGGtgtgaataaaacattttacagatggcACAGTGACCAGTTATGTGACTATATCAGCATGTGTAACACCGAAAAAGAATAGAGACTGAAACATGTTGAAATTAATTGCTCAGAGCATATTCTCCATTGtaaaaatgaacataattaaattaatctttactgaaaagaataaagacTGCTAATGTTCTCATTGTACTTCATTTATACTTGAATGAGAAAAAGTAGTGTTAGTGATTAAAAGATTGTttccaaaaaggaaattattaaaaagaggaCATCATGCAGGCTCCTGTAAGAGTGACAGAACATCATCTGTTTTATTGGCCTCCTTATATCTAGTGTCAAATGACTATGACAAACAGCTAGACCTTTAGTCAACTGGGTTAAATCTCCCCTGTGCAGAACCTGACCTTGGAAGGGTTGAGCATTATCAGCACTCATGGATTAAATCCTGCAAGATGCTGAACATTCCCAGTCCTTATGGAAGAAGCTGGAACTTAGAGACTTGGCACCTATTGGGTCCTGAGTCTTGTTGTGAACTTGGAAGTGTGGACTTCTCTCAGGACTGAATCTAAATGAAGGGGTATATAGGCTAGAGGTTCTTGAGAGTTACCTTGTTTCTCTTATGTGAACAACCTTTCCTCTTCAAAAACATACTCATTTTGAGTATGGAAATGTTTCTGACCTGATGTTGATCCAGGTCCACACACCATGTCCCTCTCCCACTGTGCTGTGCGCGTCCCACCCCAGCAAGCCCACCCTGTGTTAGAACATGAGGGTGCCTAGAGCACAAGTCTGtgtctctcccctcccagcggCTGGAGCACAGGGGTATGGCTAAAGGCAGGGGAAAGGAGGCAGTTAAACCACATGCCCTACCTGGCACTCAATGGAGCATTCTGAAGGTCCAGCAAATAACAGTAATATTGCCCTTTCCCCTAGCTGTGTCTGAAGACTCAACCTTCCCAGCTCCTCAGATTAAGGTGGGGGAGAGGGTTCTTCCTGACCCTGCCGAGTTGGATGGGAAGCGGCCTTTCAGAAAAGGGAAACCTTTCCTAGGCCTGGCAGAGGATGGAAGACAAGTTTCCTTTGCTCCCCATCGCTGTAATGCTTGCCAAGTTCTCACTAAGATTATCTGTTTACCTAATGATTATGAAGTTACGTTTGCATACAGAAACAAcggaaaaatgttttgtctttgtttcagtTGTCTCCTGAAAGCTGGGATAAAGCCAAGCAGTTCATATTACCAGGTAAGAGGCAATCTTTTGTAAAACCAAATCATGTGCCTGtacttttttcccagcaggaGTCAAGTAATTTCTAGAGAATAagtgatctttttttaattgtatagTTCTTTAAGTTGGTGCTTTATCTAAAAGTTTTTGTGACCTTAGCAAGTGTGGGAGCTGTTGGAAGATGTGCTAGTGACTTATTAATTTATataagctttttaatttttcagatgacTGCCATAAAGGAAGCTCTTACAAGATTTTATGGTGTAATGCCAAAGATCCAATGTCTTCCTCCAGAAGAggtaaaaaccccaaacacacactCCCCAAGCCCCCCAAAACAgacaaccaaacaaaaaaatcaacaactttttttttttttttaagaagagtgctttttatcaaaaaacaaaagcaaaaatagagtGAAAAATCTTCAGCATGGTGAAACTTAGGTCTGGGTGTTCCTTGTGTATACAGCTCTTTGCAGATTAGATATTGCTCAATTCTTGGAGTTGAGTTCACAAAAACATTGCTTACATACTAGCACCACTGAGTTCAGCGTATGTTACTGTTGCCGCAGCCTTTTCTTAATGCAGAAATATTGTTGGTGGAGGAAGTGTCCATTCTTTACCTAATAACTTTGCTGTTAGTATACTTACCCAGAAAGTGGGGGCACTGGGTTTTAAAGGTCTCTTTGTCTTAAAAGATTTGAACCTGCATCTCTTGCACAAATGCTGTAACCACCACGCTAGAGGTATTGCTGTAGCTGAGTACTTTCCACTCCTCCTGCTAAAGCTTAATTGCCATATAGCAAATTACTAGAACCAACAAGAGTGACCTGAATGGAGCCGGTGACTGTTGGCCGTGACGAAGGTACTGCCCGTCAACAGTAGTCTTCCCTTCACTGGGCATGGCTCGTGTTCTGCATGAAGAAGTTACTCAATGGACAGAATCCTTCCGAAATAAAGCAGCTCAGAGGCTTGTCTCTGCCTACCCCCTACCTAAAGGGGGtacaaaaaggcattttgagCTTCACTATGGTTCAGGTTGACTATAGTCTTTCCTTTTGAGCCAATGGTGTCTAAAATTTCCATTGCTTTCTACTTTTCCTTGCCAACGATTGTACTGTGAGTCACAATGCAGTAGAGAATGTGGTACACAGAGACAGCGTGTTATAGTGTAAAATACAGGTCACCATATCTGAACCAAAAATGCCTTTGAAGGAACAAAATAGTATTCTGAACAATTACATGGGTAGGCTGCATAgctctttctttcagttttcagctatgttactctgcttttattcaaaaagaaaacaaaaaaacaaacccacaagaTAGCTTTCTCTCTTACAAGTGGGTTCCTTATTATCTCATCTTGATAAAAGTGGATTACTACAAAACATTTGACAGAGTTATTGCCCATACACAGACAACAATTTTATGAAAACTTGCCAAGATACAGTTGCTGTTGGAGTTTAATAGCCTGTGTGTTGTCAGCTCATTTGCTTTAGTAGTGCTCTGAGGTTTTTATACTCTGATGTTTCTTCACGTGAAAAAGAATTCTAggttacaattatttttaaaatgtatttttacactACTTTAAGCAACAAAGGAATATGAGTTGAATGTGGGTTGCACACTCACCCACCTCTTGATGTTGAAGAAATACAGAGGTAACACAAACCCCAGTTTCTGGCTCTGTTCACTGTAGTTCTGCCATTGCTTTTAGTACAATTGGGATACTGCTCAAACTACGTGAAAGTAATTTACAGCTTCAGTCTCCTGTGCTTAACAGCTGAAGCTAATGggtaacagaaaggaaaaagtacgCCTCAGTTATTTAAAGATAGCCCTTTTCAGAGTTCCAGCCTTGTCGGTGCCTGAAGTGCATTATGGGGGTACTTTGATGCTTAAAACGTATTACACACTTGCTGTGttcttagttttctttaaaaaaaaaacaaaaaaacaaaccccaaaccccacaacaacaaaaaacccaaaaccaaaacaaaaaaaaccacaaccaaaaaaaagccgaaaaccaaaccaacaaaaaaaccccaccatggTTACTTTTGTCttgtacatatatttttgtaCTGCTTAGTGGtttcaaaaccaattttttcCACATGGACTTTGTCACACCTGAgcatttgggggttttttttgtataatCTTCTTCCCCATATGAAATGCTTCCATGCCTGCCTGCCTTATTCATGgccaatatttttcttcctagtctGTCCTGTAGtccaaaaattacatttctgctaCTTTTGACAGCTTGCTTCTGTATTCTTTCCAGTAAAAGCTATTATAAAACCAagcttcttttctcctttttggaGAATTTTATTTGCCTCAAGTCCCATCCTGCTACAAAAGAGTTGGTGAAAGGTGGCTTTCAGGTCACAGATGCCCTTCAATATTCACAGAGTTCAGCCAGAGCTCATCATTAAGGTGAACAGCTTCTGTGTACTGTGCAGATTTGGTAAATGCCAAGATAATCTGTGTCACAGCATTTCATAATGAGACTTACTAGTTAGGCAGATTCCCCAAATTGTTACTGAATTATGTTGTTGGAATGCATTTCCTTGTCTGCTTGCTCCTTAAAGACAGGTATGTACTATAAGCTGTTCAGAGTGGATGCCTCTGGTACCTGtttccttcatatttttcaagtgGCAAATATACAAATAAGCACTACTGTATTCTATAGATAAGACAATATATCTGAAgaattgatttgttttcttctccccatcaAGCTGACCTCATCCCTCATGTTTCTAGGGTGAAAAAGCACAAACGATTGGTCAGATTGAATTCTGCTTCACCAAAGAATTGCAGCTGAGAAACTGCACGGCGCTGAAGGGTGAATCCGACCCAATACAGGCTGACTTGAAGCTTGGAACTGAGGAGTTGTCCGTCTGCAGTGATACTCTCCCAACCTATTATCCTTCACAGGTCCAAGATGACAAATGAAGCCATGAGAGtttgaaaaactttttaaacagcaacaaaaaccaaacccttaaACATTATACCTTGGAAAACAGTCTTGACTTAGCAATATTACAAAGCCCTGGCCATATCACAGGCATGCTGTGAagatttctgctggaaaacatgCTTCTTTTGCCGTTAAAGGAGAATTGTCCACATTGTATTATCAGTTACACAGGCGGAAGTAGTGAATTGTGGCTCTGATATTGATGGGATCAGAATGTGATTTACAGCTTTGCCTGGACTTTTTGGCTTGCTTATAGTTTGAATCAATGTTCAAAAGAGAACTGTGACTTCTTAGTTTCACTTGCAGTTATGTCTGCCACTTCAGCCACTTTTGGTTTTTGCTAGTGAGTCAGGGAAATTAAGtcattctttgttttgaaaggatGCTTGTCTCTCTGAGATGAGATGACAGTttcttgagaagaaaatactgtaaacaaAAAGAACTGAGACCTGTCTGGAGGTCCTTTCCCAGACGTAATACCCGCTGCCGTGCGTAAATTTGCTCTCCAGAAGTGCTGAACAGAGGCCACCTCCTCTGAGGCATTAAACCTTTCCTTACTCAGAGATCACGGTGGACCAAAGGTGACATTAGTGAATGAAATAACCTTCACCAAGTTCTGGCACTTCTGCCTAAAGAACCCCAGGAAGACTGTATTTGTAGCCTTACCTATTCTTTGATTGATTTTGCTACAGTAGCTCCATACAGTCTTGAAGAACAACCAATCTTAGAAATTACTTGCTAGTATAAAAAAATGTTAGGCCCTAGAAATATGTTAATAATTTTTCGTTGTATTTGAACATTTAGCATTACCACACAATTGTGGGTGCCtgcacttttatttaaaactgagatTGTCACATAATCGCTTTGTTCcaagaaacagctttttataGGTGAAACAGTAAATACTACAggattttcagtgaaaagtaCAAATGTTGGCAATAGTGCATCTCTATCCCATAATAATTAATAACATACCACAAAGTTGGATGTTTCCAAAGGGGACCAAATTTGGATGACATCCTCTACACAGTGCCGTGTTGATGTAAGTGTCTCAAATTGTCTTTCAAAGAAAGACAATTATGGCTCAAGGAACCATCTGTTAGAAGAATATTACtgtgaaaacataaaatgcGGTATTAGGAACAAATTTGTTATGTCTTTTGGGGTTTAGAAACCATTCACATTTACTCTCATTTTTGACTGTCCCTGTTTCTCTACCACCTTTCATTTAAGGCTTTGTTACCTTGCCATTCCAGAATGCTGTCGGTTTTTTAGTCCTTTCTTTAGAAActcagatatttatttattttaacagctaaGAAATGAGTATGATCTGCATTCTGTTGTATCTGTATTTCAGTAGAGCAAGgacttctctttcaaaatttgTCTTCCTTCCCGAGAGGGGGAGTATACTAATACTATATTAGATATAAGTAATCAGATCTAGTGTTTTTATAGTAGCCGTGGCATGTTCAGTTCATGTTCAACATGACCGGAGACACGACCAGAAGAATCACAATTCTTCATTCCCCcatttctgccatcttcttctaagcaagaaaaagtaggGAGACTGAACTAAAATGCTTGAAAAGACTAGAATATACTTGTTTTTTGTGGAATCTTTTTGCTATcactagtattttttttccttctaattacAAAAATTACCTTAgcctaaagaaaacaaatacttgtcgggaaaaatgcatttctctgcaaAGGAGCAGTCCAAGGCTcatgtactttttaaaactctctCTCCAACTCTTTCAAATAGTACTTAGATGGTGCATAGGTTTTGGGTGGACTACATAGAGTGCAAACAACTTGGAATGAACGTTAATTTACAATTCACATCATaaggttgttttttaaagaagcaagaCTCACCTTTTCCTCAAAAttgtgctatttttttaatggtttggactttttttgtgctttggtGAAGTCCcttgttctccttttcctttcaaagttCTCAGAGTGCAGTGCCATATCCTTGCTTGTTAAGCTAATGACCAGCGAGGGAAGTGGAAACAGAGGTTGGTAACTGCCATCAGACCATCTCATGAACATCTTGCTCAGTGCTCTTCAGTCACCAGTTTGGTTATGAACAGAGTCCTTAATTAGAACAATAGACTTCTCAAAATCTCACTATAAATATTGCCACCTTGGATGAGCAGGTgcagtacaaaaaaaatcccgTGAAATCCACAGCAACATGCTGTACTGCCAAATGAGTGAGTGTTGGGTTTGCCTGGTTTTCGGcagttgttttaatttgttggTCCTTTTCACAGTTAGAAGAAAAGCTCAAAATTGGAAGCAATGATAGCATTGGTTCTTGCTTATGGAATATGCTTAATGGAAGCTCAAATCAatagcctgatttttttttttttaattgcagtataaattatattttcttttataatgcCAAATAATGCTTAGAGAGACAAAATATACAGTATGACTTCTCTGCAGTTCAAGTGTAATGCATTAATTTAAGCAAAGTCAACAACTGCAAATATGTACTTTACAAGGAAGTGACACAGACACTAACAGACTTCACAGTGTGAGACTCAAAGGTAAAGCTGACTCCTGCCAAATAGAGAGTTGGCGGATACCGACAAGAGTCAGAAACAACCAACCTCTGCAGTAGAGTAGATAGTATGGCTTCCATGCGTTTTTCAGcctcattttgaaatgcaagaaatgtGAAGGAGCTGAtaagttttaaaactttgagGAGAAACTGGTGTaatctgaaaggagaaagaggaagggagggagacagCAAAGCTGGCAGCATGCTAAACAACAGCCTGCTACTGAGTAAAAAATGACTGATGAATGTTAAGTCAAGGTTGGCTAAAAATATCCTCACAGGCTCTGAAGTCCTTTTTAAAGGGACATACCTGAGGTACTGCATTTGCCTTCAGAAAACCACACCcacattctttttattttgccaaCGTTGTtacacattaaatattttaacttgctATGATTAATTTATTAGTAGTGGCCATAGAACACTATATATGATTACCGTTGCTTGGTTTTTGACAATCCCACTTGCCTAACTTCTAGGAAGAtacaaatgtcttttaaaagctACTGACTGATTTTTATGCAGGGAAGTGCCAAGACACTATAAAGTTTTAAGTGATACATTTAAGGGATGCTTTAAGGGCTATGTCTGGATGTGGGCAACCAGGAGAGCAGATGAATGGATGGTAGCACCAGTTCGGACCAAAGATCATGTCCAGCCCTTTATGTTCTCTCTAGCAATGGCTTACAGCCAGTTATCAGCCTTGGCAATTGCTTTCCATCAGAATGTATATAATGTCAAGAGTCGGATTAACACAATTTAAATACAAGAGGTAAACAAAGGTATATTGGGAGCCTTAAAAATTGCTTCAGTTCTGAAAAGTGTCACTCACTTccttaagcaaaataaaatctatcAGCCTTGAAGATTCAACACAGCCTGGGGAAGATGGGGGCTATATTCTTTTCTGCGTCGTTAAATAAATTAACTAAATCCCAGCAGGGGGGTTGTTTGTGCAGTCTCAGTGCTTTAAAACACTAGTAACCTCCACAAAGGGACTTAGCGTGTTTATACCCTTTGTCCGTGTGCTCTCTCATGCAAAATGCATAAGCATCCCTTGGCTTGTAGGTTAGAGCACGGGCTGTCCGTCCCCTTTCCAAGGACAGCCCCTCTTCCTAGACCATGGGCAggttcttctctctctcttgttctctcGCTCTCTTCCTGGCCTGCACTGAGCCTTTCTCGGCTGCACAGGAGCCCAGCTTCAGCCAAGTTTACAGTGGGGGGGAAACACGAGATTGGAAAAATCAGCTTCTACTCAGTTTCTTTAGGTAGCTACCCATGCATATGTATATTGTGCTTAAGGCCACGTCTGTCTCCCCCTACCAGCAGCCAGCTGATCTGCCATTGCCAACAGGAACAGGAGACGGGAGAAGCAGAGGGATCTTCTCCCCATTGCTCCTGTTCTTAGTGGGGGCAGTGACCGGTTGCCGTTGCCCAGCTGATAGGCAAAGCTACCTCTGCAGGCTGAAATGGAGGTGGCACAGGCCTCTGTCATGTGCCCACTTTGCACTCTCAGCGGCTGGCGAGcgctgggctgtgctgctggcccCAGCTGCCACCCGTCggaaggaaaaaagtggtgGCAGGACTGCAGCGCCCACGCGGCACATCAATACACTGC encodes the following:
- the RNASET2 gene encoding ribonuclease T2; its protein translation is MNPAKLHYWILGWVSMALCCWCTSDKFTQSDSHPHTWKKLYLAHHWPVTVCKMTANDCQDPPEYWTIHGLWPDKTEECNRTWHFNVTEIKDLMADMRRYWPDVLHSSLNRTQFWKHEWEKHGTCAATLQVLNSQKKYFGKALELYQHVDLNSCLLKAGIKPSSSYYQMTAIKEALTRFYGVMPKIQCLPPEEGEKAQTIGQIEFCFTKELQLRNCTALKGESDPIQADLKLGTEELSVCSDTLPTYYPSQVQDDK